In Hymenobacter sublimis, a single genomic region encodes these proteins:
- a CDS encoding YbaB/EbfC family nucleoid-associated protein, which produces MFDMMGMMGKMKELQDKMKQAQDNLQHVTATAESGGGLVRATANGQRRLLKLEIDESLLQPQDRDMLADLVVAAVNKVMEEASEKAKEEMKNSTAGLIPNIPGLDLGGFGL; this is translated from the coding sequence ATGTTTGATATGATGGGCATGATGGGCAAGATGAAAGAGCTTCAGGACAAGATGAAGCAAGCCCAGGACAACCTGCAGCACGTTACGGCCACGGCCGAATCGGGGGGTGGGCTGGTGCGGGCCACGGCCAACGGCCAGCGCCGCCTGCTTAAGCTGGAAATTGATGAAAGCCTGCTGCAACCCCAGGACCGTGACATGCTGGCCGACCTAGTGGTAGCAGCCGTGAACAAGGTGATGGAGGAAGCCAGCGAGAAGGCCAAGGAAGAAATGAAAAACTCCACGGCTGGCCTGATTCCTAACATTCCGGGCCTCGACCTCGGCGGCTTTGGCCTCTAA
- a CDS encoding glycosyltransferase family 2 protein: protein MVILNWNGRDFLRRFLPSVLMHSDGATVFVADNASTDDSVALLAQEFPQVRLLQLPDNLGFCQGYNMALDIVREQNCMVFPSALAGVGLELSQSGAAASGFRYYVLLNSDVEVTPGWLRPQRELLEHKPRVAACQPKIRQFSQVPEQRQQFEYAGAGGGYLDQLGYPFCRGRLFDTLETDTGQYDDPRPVAWATGACMLVRAAAWHELGGLEPTFFAHMEEIDLCWRLQNAGHEVWYHGGATVFHVGGGTLHKSNPRKTYLNFRNGLALVYKNTHSAELPGVMISRVALDWVAAARLLLQGATADFQAILRAHWHFVRQLSYWRAQRQRFPPRLRSTERRGVYQGSLVWSYFGQGKRRFSELNPQQLT, encoded by the coding sequence GTGGTTATCCTTAACTGGAATGGCAGGGACTTTCTGAGAAGGTTCCTGCCTTCTGTGTTGATGCACTCCGATGGTGCTACCGTATTTGTAGCCGACAATGCTTCCACCGATGATTCGGTGGCTTTGCTGGCCCAGGAGTTTCCGCAGGTGCGGCTACTGCAGTTGCCCGACAACCTGGGGTTTTGTCAGGGCTATAATATGGCCTTGGACATAGTGCGGGAGCAGAATTGCATGGTATTCCCTAGTGCACTTGCCGGGGTTGGGCTGGAACTAAGTCAGAGCGGCGCGGCAGCTTCCGGCTTCCGCTACTACGTGCTGCTTAATTCCGATGTGGAGGTAACGCCCGGTTGGCTCCGGCCCCAGCGGGAACTGCTGGAACACAAGCCGCGCGTTGCGGCCTGTCAGCCCAAAATACGGCAGTTCAGCCAGGTGCCGGAGCAGCGCCAGCAGTTTGAATATGCCGGTGCCGGAGGCGGCTACCTCGATCAGCTTGGCTACCCCTTTTGCCGCGGCCGCCTTTTCGACACGTTGGAAACCGACACTGGCCAATACGACGACCCGCGGCCGGTGGCCTGGGCAACTGGGGCCTGCATGCTGGTACGGGCCGCTGCCTGGCACGAATTGGGCGGACTGGAGCCAACTTTCTTCGCCCACATGGAGGAAATTGATTTGTGCTGGCGCCTGCAGAATGCGGGCCATGAGGTGTGGTACCACGGCGGAGCCACCGTGTTTCACGTGGGCGGTGGCACGCTGCACAAGTCCAACCCGCGCAAAACCTACCTCAACTTCCGCAACGGACTGGCCTTAGTCTACAAAAACACCCACTCGGCTGAGTTGCCCGGTGTCATGATCAGTCGAGTGGCCTTAGATTGGGTAGCTGCTGCGCGCCTATTGCTGCAAGGTGCCACTGCTGATTTTCAGGCTATTCTGCGGGCCCACTGGCATTTCGTGCGGCAGCTTTCCTACTGGCGTGCCCAGCGGCAGAGGTTTCCGCCGCGCTTGCGCTCCACTGAGCGTAGGGGCGTATACCAGGGTAGCCTGGTCTGGTCGTATTTCGGGCAGGGCAAGCGCCGGTTTTCGGAGTTAAATCCGCAACAGCTAACCTGA
- a CDS encoding gliding motility-associated C-terminal domain-containing protein: MKKLLVFLLMLGLGSLGAHTGALAQCAPTPNSGACFKAYDAATGQEMPFYLCVGRPVRLRDCSGKNLDPAQIYYQRGSAITCSGFRDTATSFTPTAAGVLVITQNTQGPQGGSQGIIFSRNFEVKATPAPTFTLTTCAPGFVEVTVTDATYDQYFVQVGNGAPVAAARNTPATYPTNGSNQVKVIGQYAIASLCAGTNPQTFTPLPTPQRPTLTSMTVQGGAVQFQFTGLQAEYQYRLQVADAAAAGGYRTVATVPSSATSFTLNNAPLPGCYRLLLQDVCQPSVASTPSLEVCSVSLTGTSQNGRNILRWTNQGNGSYALTRTDGPNTIRITLPAGSSQYEDTTASCGTTYRYRLSQTLGSTTSVSDEVALTTTAGLAPTPPRLAATFNLRNQVELSALLVRSPPNSQLTYLRNGSELRVTAARTVTDSLVSPALATPVCYSVRFLDACGNRSAESPAVCPVLLEATPATDDGSTIRLTWTALRGPDPTAPVSYRVLTLSPTNAVLSSRSVATGLTYLDLQPPQDQQVVRYRIEATGGGQLLVPSYSNVASVSRAVKVFVPTAFTPNGDGLNDVLELKGRYLDNFRFTVVDRNGQQVFQATSRTQTWDGRIGSAPPAPGTYVWRFESTDQTGKRSAQSGTVSILR, translated from the coding sequence GTGAAAAAACTACTTGTCTTTCTGCTGATGCTGGGATTAGGCAGCCTGGGGGCGCACACTGGCGCCCTAGCCCAGTGCGCGCCCACACCCAATTCGGGCGCCTGTTTCAAGGCCTACGATGCCGCTACGGGCCAGGAAATGCCCTTTTACCTGTGCGTGGGTCGTCCGGTACGGCTGCGGGACTGCAGCGGCAAAAACCTAGACCCGGCCCAGATTTATTACCAGCGCGGCTCGGCTATTACCTGCAGTGGCTTCCGGGATACGGCCACCTCGTTTACACCCACGGCCGCCGGCGTGCTCGTCATCACCCAAAACACCCAGGGCCCGCAAGGGGGTAGTCAAGGCATCATTTTTTCGCGCAATTTTGAGGTTAAAGCTACTCCGGCTCCCACGTTCACGCTGACGACCTGCGCCCCGGGGTTCGTGGAAGTCACCGTCACGGACGCTACCTACGACCAGTATTTTGTGCAGGTCGGCAACGGAGCCCCGGTGGCTGCTGCGCGCAACACTCCGGCTACTTACCCCACCAACGGCTCGAACCAAGTGAAAGTCATTGGCCAGTACGCCATTGCGAGCCTGTGCGCGGGTACTAACCCGCAAACTTTTACGCCCCTGCCTACCCCTCAGCGGCCTACCCTAACTTCCATGACCGTGCAGGGCGGAGCCGTGCAATTTCAGTTTACGGGCCTGCAAGCCGAGTACCAGTACCGCCTGCAAGTAGCCGATGCCGCAGCCGCCGGTGGCTACCGCACGGTAGCTACCGTGCCCAGCAGCGCTACCTCGTTTACCCTGAACAATGCGCCTCTACCGGGCTGCTACCGACTTTTGCTCCAGGATGTTTGTCAGCCTTCCGTGGCCAGTACGCCTTCCCTGGAGGTATGCTCCGTGAGTTTAACGGGTACTTCCCAGAACGGCCGCAACATACTGCGCTGGACAAATCAGGGAAATGGCAGCTACGCCCTAACCCGCACTGACGGCCCGAATACCATCCGAATTACGTTGCCGGCCGGCTCTAGCCAGTACGAGGATACAACGGCTTCCTGCGGTACTACCTACCGCTACCGGCTCAGCCAAACCCTGGGCAGCACTACCTCGGTTTCCGATGAGGTAGCCCTGACCACTACTGCCGGCCTGGCTCCCACACCGCCCCGCTTGGCCGCTACGTTTAACCTGCGCAACCAGGTAGAGCTGAGCGCCTTGCTGGTGCGCAGCCCGCCTAACAGCCAGCTCACCTATCTGCGTAACGGCTCCGAGCTGCGCGTCACGGCGGCCCGCACGGTTACCGATTCGCTGGTCAGCCCGGCCCTTGCTACCCCGGTGTGCTACTCCGTGCGGTTTCTGGATGCCTGCGGTAACCGCTCCGCCGAAAGCCCAGCGGTGTGTCCGGTGCTGCTAGAGGCCACGCCCGCCACCGACGATGGCAGCACCATTCGTCTCACCTGGACGGCCCTGCGCGGGCCCGACCCCACGGCTCCGGTCAGCTACCGGGTGCTCACTCTCTCGCCCACGAATGCCGTGCTGAGTTCCCGCTCCGTAGCCACCGGACTGACGTATCTGGATTTGCAACCGCCCCAGGATCAGCAGGTAGTGCGCTACCGCATTGAGGCCACGGGTGGCGGCCAGCTGCTGGTTCCGAGCTATTCTAATGTTGCCTCCGTGTCCCGGGCAGTGAAGGTGTTTGTGCCCACGGCCTTCACGCCCAATGGCGACGGCCTGAATGATGTGCTGGAGCTGAAAGGACGCTACCTCGACAATTTTCGGTTTACGGTAGTGGACCGCAACGGCCAGCAGGTGTTCCAGGCCACCTCCCGGACCCAAACCTGGGACGGCCGCATCGGCTCGGCCCCACCCGCGCCGGGCACCTACGTGTGGCGCTTTGAATCCACGGACCAAACCGGCAAGCGGAGCGCCCAAAGCGGCACAGTCTCCATTCTACGCTAG
- a CDS encoding PspC domain-containing protein, producing MKRLTDFIEKQSFGVCDVIGKRVGFSTSSVRLSFVYASFFTFGSPIVLYFALAFWMNVRRAMRRQRSTVWDL from the coding sequence ATGAAACGACTAACCGACTTTATTGAGAAGCAGAGCTTCGGCGTCTGCGACGTCATCGGCAAGCGGGTTGGTTTTTCCACCAGCAGCGTTCGGCTTTCCTTTGTGTACGCATCATTTTTTACGTTTGGCTCGCCCATCGTACTGTACTTCGCTTTGGCTTTTTGGATGAACGTGCGCCGGGCCATGCGCCGGCAGCGCAGCACCGTCTGGGACTTGTAG
- the hutH gene encoding histidine ammonia-lyase, whose translation MAQDFALTPSTRLNLTTIGELLHSKARVVLSEEARQRVAACHRYLHDRLERTPDAAIYGINTGFGALCNQAIPAGQRQQLQVNLMMSHACGTGEEVPAELVRLMLLLKAQSLSYGHSGVQVSTVQRLLDFYNRGMLPVVYQQGSLGASGDLAPLAHLCLPLLGLGEVNYESYRLAASDAMSLFSWPPLTLEAKEGLALLNGTQFMLAYAVHCLLRTRRLLAAADVIGALSLEAFDGRSEPFDERLHRIRPHAGQLTVARRVRELLAGSPLQQQAKTVVQDPYSFRCMPQVHGASRDALAYVEQVVETECNAVTDNPNLFPEDDAILSGGNFHGQPLALALDMLAIATAELGSISQQRTTQLISGQRGLPPFLVAEPGLNSGLMIPQYTAAGIVSQNKQLCTPASVDSLVSSNGQEDHVSMGANAATKARRVVENVEQLLGIELLNATQALAFRQPARTSAALEQVMAHFREKVPFVSQDRVLYPDLHAAAAFVRTYAWQ comes from the coding sequence ATGGCCCAGGATTTCGCCCTCACTCCTTCTACCCGCCTCAACCTGACAACCATCGGGGAATTGCTGCACTCCAAGGCCCGCGTGGTGCTCAGCGAGGAAGCCCGGCAGCGCGTGGCCGCCTGTCACCGGTACCTGCACGACCGGCTGGAGCGCACCCCGGATGCGGCTATTTACGGCATCAATACGGGTTTTGGGGCCCTGTGCAACCAAGCCATTCCGGCCGGGCAGCGCCAGCAGCTGCAGGTGAACCTGATGATGTCGCACGCCTGCGGAACCGGGGAGGAAGTGCCGGCCGAGCTGGTACGGCTCATGCTGCTGCTCAAGGCCCAAAGCCTGAGCTACGGGCACAGCGGGGTGCAAGTGAGCACCGTGCAGCGCCTGCTCGATTTTTACAACCGTGGCATGCTGCCAGTGGTGTATCAGCAAGGCTCTCTGGGTGCTAGCGGCGACCTGGCCCCGCTGGCCCACCTCTGCCTACCACTACTGGGCTTGGGCGAGGTGAACTACGAAAGCTACCGCCTTGCCGCCTCGGATGCCATGAGTTTGTTTAGCTGGCCGCCCCTGACGTTGGAAGCCAAGGAAGGCCTGGCTTTGCTCAATGGCACCCAGTTTATGCTGGCTTACGCCGTGCATTGCCTGCTGCGCACCCGCCGCCTGCTGGCCGCCGCCGATGTTATTGGGGCCTTGTCCTTGGAAGCCTTCGATGGGCGCAGTGAGCCGTTTGATGAGCGCCTGCACCGGATTCGGCCCCACGCCGGACAGCTAACGGTGGCCCGACGCGTGCGGGAGCTGCTAGCGGGCAGCCCGCTGCAACAGCAAGCCAAAACCGTCGTGCAGGACCCCTACTCCTTCCGCTGCATGCCCCAGGTGCACGGCGCCTCCCGCGACGCGCTGGCCTACGTGGAGCAGGTAGTAGAAACCGAGTGCAACGCCGTAACGGACAACCCCAACCTGTTCCCCGAGGACGACGCCATCCTGAGTGGAGGCAACTTCCACGGTCAGCCCCTGGCCCTGGCCCTGGATATGCTGGCCATTGCCACGGCCGAGCTGGGCAGCATATCCCAGCAGCGCACCACCCAGCTTATCAGCGGGCAGCGGGGCCTGCCGCCTTTCCTGGTCGCGGAGCCCGGCCTGAACTCGGGCCTGATGATTCCGCAGTACACGGCCGCCGGCATCGTGAGCCAGAACAAGCAGCTTTGTACGCCAGCCTCCGTCGACAGCCTAGTGAGCAGCAACGGCCAGGAGGACCACGTGAGCATGGGGGCCAATGCCGCCACCAAGGCCCGCCGGGTAGTAGAAAACGTGGAGCAACTGCTGGGCATTGAGCTACTGAACGCCACCCAGGCCCTGGCATTCCGGCAGCCCGCTCGCACCAGTGCCGCCCTGGAACAGGTAATGGCCCACTTCCGCGAGAAGGTACCCTTCGTATCGCAGGATCGGGTGTTGTACCCTGATTTACACGCCGCCGCGGCCTTCGTGCGCACCTATGCGTGGCAGTAA